A region from the Penaeus monodon isolate SGIC_2016 chromosome 17, NSTDA_Pmon_1, whole genome shotgun sequence genome encodes:
- the LOC119583272 gene encoding E3 ubiquitin-protein ligase TRIP12-like produces the protein MTVYQAIRQFSSPSDASASEADTDTETPISHSAIWLQTHTIYYRPVQEEEQSRSSGGRKGKAGGSKPSPKKKADAHVGDGSIVGGNNSVLDQYLTASLPASVTVSDPSLEVLALLRVLHALNRHYGALYPPATYPSPLPTAEFTNLKLTAKANRQLQDPLVIMTGNVPPWLPQIAYACPFLFPFETRQLLFYAVSFDRDRALQRLMDSSPELNSVDSSERVTPRLERRKRTVSRDDILKQAEAVISELASSRAMLEIQYENEVGTGLGPTLEFYALVSKELQKADLELWRGETVTVEERTEENRGKAVKYVNASQGLYPMPVPRNMKSAQMTKLRAKFRFLGKFMAKAVMDSRMMGGQLPEVTKVGDIERFLIPSLIVKVVHLERHTKD, from the exons ATGACCGTTTACCAAGCTATTAGACAGTTCTCCTCACCATCTGATGCCAGTGCCTCTGAAGCAGACACTGATACAGAAACCCCCATCTCACATTCAGCCATATGGCTTCAAACCCATACAATTTATTATAG aCCTGTACAAGAGGAGGAGCAAAGTCGAAGttcaggaggaaggaagggcaagGCTGGAGGTTCAAAACCCAGCCCAAAGAAAAAAGCAGATGCCCATGTTGGAG ATGGTAGTATTGTGGGAGGAAACAATAGTGTTCTGGACCAGTACCTGACTGCTAGCCTACCAGCCAGTGTGACTGTAAGTGACCCGAGCTTAGAAGTGCTGGCATTGTTGCGAGTTCTCCACGCTCTCAACCGCCATTATGGTGCCCTCTACCCCCCAGCCACTTACCCGTCCCCACTACCAACTGCTGAGTTCACAAACCTGAAACTGACAGCCAAAGCAAATCGGCAGTTGCAGGACCCTCTGGTGATAATGACTGGCAATGTACCACCGTGGTTGCCTCAGATTGCTTATGCATG TCCTTTCCTGTTTCCATTTGAGACTCGACAATTACTGTTTTATGCAGTGTCCTTTGATCGGGACCGAGCTTTACAACGACTTATGGACTCTTCTCCTGAGCTCAACTCTGTGGATAGTAGTGAAAGAGTAACCCCAAGACTTGAAAGACGTAAGAGAACTGTCTCTCGTGATGATATTCTCAAGCAGGCAGAGGCTGTGATTAGTGAACTGGCTTCTTCAAGGGCCATGCTAGAAATTCAGTATGAAAATGAAGTTGGTACAGGCCTAGGACCTACTTTAGAATTTTACGCTCTTGTATCCAAAGAACTCCAGAAAGCTGATCTAGAGCTTTGGCGGGGTGAAACAGTGACAGTGGAAGAAAGAActgaagaaaatagaggaaaggcaGTGAAATACGTGAATGCCAGTCAAGGCTTATACCCAATGCCTGTACCCAGAAACATGAAATCTGCCCAAATGACTAAGTTAAGAGCAAAGTTCAGATTCCTTGGAAAGTTCATGGCTAAAGCTGTTATGGATTCCAGAATG ATGGGAGGACAGTTGCCAGAAGTCACCAAAGTCGGTGACATtgagagatttctgataccatCATTGATAGTTAAAGTGGTTCACCTTGAAA GGCACACCAAGGACTGA
- the LOC119583562 gene encoding E3 ubiquitin-protein ligase TRIP12-like produces the protein MRNITYIIYCGLYKFFLIHFYFQLDLGLHECVYKWLLAEEWSLGLGDVVSLDPTLGQTLTRLHATVLQKKRIEAQAEQEGISGAELHARLEALTVDGCSVEDLALTFTLPGYPNIEFRKGGSDIAVTVHNLDQYLQLVIEWLVREGVRRQMEALREGFECVFPLTQLRVFYPEELEQLFCGSSDASKWDMKQLAECCRPDHGYTHNSRAVKFLLQIIADYTPAQQRSFLQFVTGSPRLPVGGFRSLSPALTIVRKTFEAGENPDDFLPSVMTCVNYLKLPDYSSIDIMSAKLEIAAREGQHSFHLS, from the exons ATGAGAAACATTACTTACATAATTTATTGTGGACTGTACAAgtttttccttattcatttttatttccagcTGGATCTTGGTCTTCATGAATGCGTGTACAAGTGGCTCCTTGCTGAAGAATGGTCTCTGGGTCTTGGTGATGTTGTTTCCTTAGATCCAACGTTGGGCCAGACCCTCACACGCCTTCATGCTACAGTTTTACAAAAGAAACGTATAGAAGCTCAGGCTGAACAGGAAGGAATCTCAGGGGCTGAGTTACAC GCTCGTCTGGAAGCCCTGACTGTAGATGGATGTAGTGTGGAAGACCTTGCGCTGACCTTCACATTACCTGGCTATCCTAACATTGAGTTCCGAAAGGGTGGCTCAGACATTGCTGTCACTGTACATAACCTTGATCAGTACCTACAg CTTGTTATTGAGTGGTTGGTCCGTGAAGGAGTCAGAAGGCAAATGGAGGCCCTTCGTGAAGGGTTTGAGTGTGTCTTTCCCTTGACTCAGCTCCGAGTCTTCTACCCGGAAGAGCTTGAGCAACTGTTCTGTGGCTCCTCGGATGCCTCGAAGTGGGACATGAAGCAACTTGCTGAATGTTGCCGTCCAGATCATGGATATACGCACAACTCTAGGGCGGTTAAGTTCTTGCTGCAGATTATTGCAGACTACACACCAGCTCAGCAGAGATCCTTCTTACAATTTGTTACAGGTTCACCAAGGCTGCCTGTTGGag gTTTCAGAAGTCTATCTCCAGCACTTACCATTGTAAGGAAAACTTTTGAAGCAGGAGAAAACCCTGACGATTTCTTACCTTCGGTGATGACCTGCGTTAACTACCTGAAACTACCAGACTACTCCAGTATTGATATTATGAGTGCCAAATTGGAGATAGCGGCCAGAGAGGGCCAGCACAGCTTCCACCTCTCATAG